A stretch of Candidatus Flexicrinis proximus DNA encodes these proteins:
- a CDS encoding DUF91 domain-containing protein → MGDIKLFDLSGGTVRELAGRSMAIEKSLQTLIEQHLEAFLGIRFLATEHVTGKTHGGRIDTLGLDENGFPVIIEYKRSMNENVINQGLYYMDWLLDHRAEFELLVMKQFGKPESDRIDWRYPRLLCIAGDFTRYDEHAVLQIDRNVELIRYQYFDDKLLLLELVNSVVVQPVKEKSAPAAKADTPAANKPTTTTYKTVSDYLNQAPQSLKDLYGLVEAFAVSLGDGVQKKEMKQYHAFTRLKNFLCIIVHPREHRLVLRVKIDPDTVTLEPGFTADGRRFRDGIGDLEIRIYDADGFERAKPYI, encoded by the coding sequence ATGGGCGACATCAAATTATTCGATCTTTCCGGCGGCACCGTCCGCGAGCTGGCCGGGCGCTCGATGGCGATTGAGAAGTCGCTTCAAACGCTGATCGAACAGCATCTTGAGGCGTTCCTCGGTATCCGCTTCCTCGCCACCGAACACGTCACCGGCAAGACGCACGGCGGGCGCATCGACACGCTCGGCCTCGATGAAAACGGCTTTCCGGTCATCATCGAATACAAGCGCTCGATGAACGAAAACGTGATCAATCAGGGTCTGTATTACATGGACTGGCTGCTGGATCACCGCGCCGAGTTCGAACTGCTGGTGATGAAGCAGTTCGGCAAGCCGGAGTCCGATCGCATCGACTGGCGTTATCCACGCCTGCTGTGCATCGCCGGAGATTTCACGCGCTACGATGAACACGCCGTCCTGCAAATCGACCGCAACGTCGAGTTGATCCGCTACCAGTATTTCGACGACAAGCTGCTGCTGTTGGAACTGGTTAATTCAGTCGTTGTGCAGCCGGTAAAGGAAAAATCCGCGCCCGCAGCCAAGGCTGATACACCGGCAGCGAACAAACCCACGACGACCACCTATAAGACGGTGTCCGATTATCTCAATCAGGCGCCACAGTCACTGAAAGATCTGTACGGTTTGGTCGAAGCGTTCGCGGTCTCCCTCGGGGACGGTGTGCAAAAAAAGGAAATGAAGCAATACCACGCCTTTACTCGTCTCAAGAATTTCCTGTGCATCATCGTACATCCGAGAGAACACAGGCTGGTGCTTCGGGTCAAGATCGACCCTGACACCGTCACTTTGGAACCCGGATTTACGGCAGATGGACGCAGGTTTCGCGATGGCATCGGTGATCTTGAAATTCGTATTTATGACGCCGACGGATTCGAGCGCGCCAAGCCGTACATCTGA
- a CDS encoding type II toxin-antitoxin system HigB family toxin, protein MHVITRKRLNDFAAQYPETRTALAHWFKAMKQGTFRSFAELRAVFPNADQVAGFTVFNIGGNKVRLIAAMHYNRQKVYIRAVLTHAEYDNGKWKE, encoded by the coding sequence ATGCACGTCATCACGCGCAAACGCCTGAATGACTTTGCGGCCCAATATCCAGAGACGCGAACGGCTCTCGCTCACTGGTTCAAGGCGATGAAACAAGGCACTTTCCGGTCGTTTGCCGAACTACGCGCCGTTTTCCCCAATGCGGACCAGGTCGCAGGGTTCACCGTATTCAACATCGGCGGCAACAAAGTACGGCTGATCGCGGCCATGCATTATAATCGGCAGAAGGTCTATATCCGCGCGGTGCTCACTCACGCGGAATACGACAATGGAAAGTGGAAGGAATAA
- a CDS encoding type I restriction endonuclease subunit R, with the protein MQPTPSYLEDRISQIPALRLLMAMGWTYLTPDQADALRGNKPSAVLLSGVLTDWLRAHNRIDYRGSHPFSEANIADAVRRLSDVPLQLGTIRASEAMTELLMQGISLPQEIAGHRSSYNFRYIDWQNPANNVYHVADEFKVERRGSKQTYRPDIVLFVNGIPLAVIECKRPDQQTSDGRKAVYAGVEQHLRNQTPDGIPHLFAYAQLLMAVSTNDALYATTGTPEKFWATWQEEHQDGVTLSRLINAPLTEAQKETLYGSRHYGGPTRQYFDRMDAAGDRLPTAQDRAIAALLAPPRLLELAYGYVLYDNGQKKIARYQQYFAIRATLAKVVHLGPDGLRAGGVIWHTTGSGKSLTMVMLAKALLIHLRNRRVVIVTDRIDLDTQIWRTFNNCGEQVEMANSGEHLADLIRAPRHSIITTVIDKFEGAARLKRPDPSPDVFVLVDESHRSQYGSSHAKMREVFPNGCYIGFTGTPLLRKEKGTAERFGGFIHKYTMRQAVQDGAVVPLLYEGRIVDLDVDRNQLDTWFERRTLDLNDAQKADLKRKMSRAEEIHRTGSRTASIAWDIAQHYIRNIRERGGLKAQLATASREQAIAYRDLLTGEGIRCEVVMSPPDTREGTTDLDESNVPRVASFWRQMMQTYGSPENYVREVKQSFAQADGLEILIVVDKLLVGFDEPRNTVLYIDKPLREHGLLQAIARVNRLYEGKDYGYIIDYRGVLGQLNEALDTYNALEEYDSEDVAGTVTDIAKVLADLPGAHQALWAFFNPVPAPRQNEDYERYLEPEDRRQAFYEHLHTFARLLKVALSTIEFYQQTPEARIQQYKKDLTFFHQLRQSVQLRYAETISYGDYEQKIRKLLNDHVRAAGVEVLTPEVNIFDETAFSAAVAHLGTPAARADAIANKIRKTATERVEEDPAFYRKFSKMVEDTIEAYREGRMSEIDYLNRMEAALDEFRTGHVSDLPPQLAGTVDAAAYYGLLGEFFPAADPDTRAGLATSIEHGLNRHKIRDWIANPDITGRMKGTLDDLLYEFAVAGGSHLEPAALEALIDQVVEVAKHREMAR; encoded by the coding sequence ATGCAGCCGACGCCCTCGTATCTCGAAGACCGCATCTCGCAGATCCCGGCCCTGCGCCTGCTGATGGCGATGGGCTGGACCTACCTGACGCCCGATCAGGCCGACGCGCTGCGCGGGAACAAGCCGTCGGCGGTGCTGCTCAGCGGCGTGCTCACCGACTGGCTGCGCGCGCATAACCGCATCGACTACCGGGGCTCGCACCCGTTCAGCGAGGCCAACATCGCCGACGCCGTCCGCCGCCTGTCGGACGTGCCGCTCCAGCTTGGAACGATCCGCGCCAGCGAAGCCATGACCGAACTGCTCATGCAGGGCATCAGCCTGCCGCAGGAGATCGCCGGTCACCGCAGCAGCTACAATTTCCGCTATATCGACTGGCAGAATCCGGCCAACAACGTCTACCACGTGGCCGACGAGTTCAAGGTCGAGCGGCGCGGCAGCAAGCAGACCTACCGCCCCGATATCGTGCTGTTCGTCAACGGCATCCCGCTGGCCGTCATCGAGTGCAAGCGCCCGGATCAGCAGACGTCGGACGGCAGGAAGGCGGTCTATGCCGGGGTCGAGCAGCATCTGCGCAACCAGACGCCGGACGGCATCCCGCACCTGTTCGCCTATGCCCAACTGCTGATGGCCGTCAGCACCAACGACGCGCTTTACGCGACCACCGGCACGCCGGAAAAGTTCTGGGCGACGTGGCAGGAGGAGCATCAGGACGGCGTCACGCTCTCGCGGCTGATCAACGCGCCGCTGACCGAGGCGCAGAAGGAGACGCTGTACGGTTCGCGGCATTACGGCGGGCCAACGCGGCAGTATTTCGACCGGATGGACGCCGCCGGGGACCGCCTGCCGACCGCGCAGGACCGGGCCATCGCCGCCCTGCTCGCGCCGCCGCGCCTGCTCGAACTGGCCTACGGCTATGTCCTGTACGACAACGGCCAGAAGAAGATCGCCCGCTACCAGCAGTATTTCGCCATCCGGGCCACGCTGGCCAAGGTCGTGCATCTGGGGCCGGACGGCCTGCGCGCCGGCGGCGTCATCTGGCACACCACCGGCAGCGGCAAATCGCTGACCATGGTCATGCTGGCCAAGGCGCTGCTCATTCACCTGCGCAACCGCCGTGTCGTCATCGTCACCGACCGCATCGACCTCGACACGCAGATCTGGCGCACGTTCAATAACTGTGGCGAACAGGTCGAGATGGCCAACAGCGGTGAACATCTCGCCGACCTGATCCGCGCGCCGCGCCACAGCATCATCACGACCGTGATCGACAAATTCGAGGGCGCGGCCAGGCTTAAGCGTCCCGATCCCAGCCCGGATGTGTTCGTGCTGGTCGACGAGAGCCACCGCAGCCAGTACGGCAGCAGCCACGCCAAAATGCGCGAGGTCTTCCCCAACGGCTGCTATATCGGCTTCACCGGCACGCCGCTGCTCAGGAAAGAGAAGGGTACGGCCGAGCGCTTCGGCGGCTTCATCCATAAATACACCATGCGGCAGGCGGTGCAGGACGGCGCGGTCGTCCCGCTGCTCTACGAGGGCCGCATCGTCGATCTGGACGTCGATCGTAACCAGCTCGATACGTGGTTCGAGCGCCGTACGCTCGACCTCAACGACGCGCAGAAGGCCGATCTCAAGCGCAAGATGAGCCGCGCCGAGGAAATCCACCGCACCGGCTCACGCACGGCGTCGATCGCCTGGGACATCGCCCAGCATTACATCAGGAACATTCGCGAACGAGGCGGCCTCAAGGCGCAGCTCGCCACCGCCAGCCGCGAACAGGCCATCGCCTACCGCGATCTGCTGACCGGCGAAGGCATCCGCTGCGAAGTCGTCATGTCCCCGCCGGACACCCGCGAAGGCACGACAGACCTCGACGAGTCGAATGTGCCGCGCGTCGCCTCGTTTTGGCGACAGATGATGCAGACCTATGGCTCGCCGGAAAACTACGTGCGCGAGGTCAAGCAGAGTTTCGCACAGGCGGACGGCCTCGAAATCCTGATCGTGGTCGACAAGCTGCTGGTCGGCTTCGACGAGCCGCGCAATACGGTCCTGTACATCGACAAGCCGCTGCGCGAGCACGGCCTGCTGCAGGCCATCGCCCGCGTCAACCGCCTCTACGAGGGCAAGGATTACGGCTACATCATCGACTATCGCGGCGTGCTCGGTCAGCTCAACGAGGCGCTCGACACCTACAACGCGCTCGAAGAATACGACTCCGAAGACGTCGCCGGCACGGTCACCGACATCGCCAAAGTCCTCGCCGACCTGCCCGGCGCGCATCAGGCGTTGTGGGCGTTCTTCAATCCGGTGCCTGCCCCGCGCCAAAACGAAGACTATGAGCGCTATCTGGAGCCAGAGGACCGCCGCCAGGCGTTCTACGAACATCTGCACACGTTCGCCCGCCTGCTCAAGGTCGCCCTCAGCACCATCGAGTTCTACCAACAGACGCCGGAAGCGCGCATCCAGCAGTACAAGAAAGACCTGACGTTCTTCCACCAGCTGCGCCAGTCGGTGCAGCTCCGTTACGCCGAGACCATCTCCTACGGCGACTACGAGCAGAAGATCCGCAAGCTGCTCAATGACCACGTCCGCGCCGCCGGCGTCGAGGTACTCACACCGGAGGTGAATATCTTCGATGAGACGGCGTTCTCGGCAGCGGTCGCGCATCTCGGCACGCCAGCGGCCCGCGCCGACGCCATCGCCAACAAAATCCGCAAGACGGCCACCGAGCGGGTCGAGGAAGATCCAGCCTTCTACCGCAAGTTCTCGAAGATGGTCGAGGACACCATCGAGGCGTACCGCGAAGGTCGCATGTCCGAAATCGACTATCTGAACCGGATGGAAGCTGCGCTGGACGAATTCCGCACCGGCCACGTCAGCGATCTGCCGCCGCAGCTGGCCGGCACAGTGGACGCCGCTGCCTATTACGGTCTGCTGGGTGAGTTTTTCCCCGCCGCCGATCCAGACACGCGGGCCGGTCTCGCCACGTCTATCGAGCATGGCCTGAACCGCCACAAAATCCGCGACTGGATCGCCAATCCCGATATCACCGGACGTATGAAAGGCACGCTCGACGACCTGCTCTACGAATTCGCAGTCGCCGGCGGTTCACACCTGGAGCCGGCTGCGCTTGAAGCGCTGATTGATCAAGTGGTCGAGGTCGCCAAACATCGGGAAATGGCGCGATGA
- a CDS encoding M48 family metallopeptidase has protein sequence MKIPGGQHRVQFGTTPITFDLLYSQRKTLAIHVYPDCSVMVDAPQDTPMERIRQLVLKRGAWILRHQRQFQDYAPPHSSPRQFVSGETWRYLGRQYRLRVEHGAPERVVLTRGWITVTTADKTNTLRVADLLMGWYHRQAQRIFSERWNEVLPRIAVIGVMPPESLSLREMKSRWGSCSPKGQISLNLKLIQVDKSLIDYVILHELCHLRELNHGSAFYALLDRVVPEWQKLRQAE, from the coding sequence ATGAAGATCCCCGGCGGCCAGCATCGCGTGCAGTTTGGCACCACGCCGATCACGTTCGACCTGCTCTACTCGCAGCGCAAGACGCTCGCCATCCACGTTTACCCCGACTGTTCCGTCATGGTCGATGCGCCGCAGGATACTCCGATGGAGCGCATCCGCCAGCTGGTGCTCAAACGCGGCGCATGGATTCTGCGGCATCAGCGCCAGTTTCAGGATTACGCGCCCCCACACTCATCGCCGCGCCAGTTTGTCAGCGGCGAGACATGGCGCTATCTGGGGCGGCAGTATCGCCTGCGTGTTGAGCACGGTGCGCCGGAACGGGTCGTCCTCACGCGCGGCTGGATCACAGTCACGACAGCCGACAAGACGAATACGCTTCGCGTCGCTGACCTACTGATGGGTTGGTATCACCGGCAGGCACAGCGCATATTCTCAGAACGATGGAATGAGGTCCTTCCGCGCATTGCCGTCATTGGCGTCATGCCGCCAGAGTCGCTCTCGCTGCGCGAAATGAAATCACGCTGGGGCAGCTGCTCGCCCAAAGGGCAAATCTCGCTCAACCTCAAACTCATTCAGGTCGACAAGTCGCTGATCGACTACGTCATCCTGCATGAGCTATGCCACCTGCGCGAACTCAACCACGGCAGCGCTTTTTACGCGCTCCTCGACCGTGTCGTGCCCGAGTGGCAGAAGCTGCGCCAAGCTGAATAA
- a CDS encoding single-stranded DNA-binding protein, whose protein sequence is MGTSVTTQVTGFVGSDPQVREVGEQRVASFSVAVSRKNRAGEKLTLWVRVNCWNRLADIAVQYVRKGSLVQVSAEWLRPSAWTDQTGTAQASLDMDASRLVLLDRADNGDHGSDDSDGNIPF, encoded by the coding sequence ATGGGTACCAGTGTCACTACGCAAGTTACAGGTTTCGTCGGCAGTGATCCGCAGGTGCGCGAAGTCGGTGAGCAGCGTGTAGCCTCATTCTCGGTGGCGGTCAGCCGCAAGAACCGCGCCGGCGAGAAGCTGACGCTCTGGGTGCGGGTAAATTGTTGGAACCGCCTGGCCGACATTGCGGTGCAGTACGTCAGGAAGGGATCGCTGGTTCAGGTGTCGGCGGAATGGCTGCGGCCGTCGGCATGGACCGACCAGACTGGCACGGCGCAGGCGAGCCTCGATATGGACGCCAGTCGCTTAGTTCTACTCGACCGGGCCGACAACGGCGATCACGGTTCGGATGACAGTGACGGAAACATCCCGTTCTAG
- a CDS encoding transposase, translating to MDHHEENEKMGRPSSFSEAYKREAVAQAAASGNISQTARALGISNKSLHSWIKTYGEPKRLDAETASAQQLAVRERQLEVLKKAIGIVSEAEGNATR from the coding sequence ATGGATCATCACGAGGAGAACGAGAAGATGGGACGACCGAGTTCGTTTAGTGAAGCCTACAAGCGCGAAGCGGTCGCGCAGGCGGCGGCCAGCGGGAATATCAGCCAGACGGCGCGAGCGTTGGGGATCAGCAACAAGAGTCTGCACAGCTGGATCAAGACTTACGGCGAGCCTAAGCGGCTGGACGCGGAGACGGCCAGCGCGCAGCAGTTGGCGGTGCGCGAGCGGCAGCTGGAAGTGCTAAAAAAAGCCATTGGGATCGTCAGCGAAGCCGAGGGGAACGCTACGCGATGA
- a CDS encoding IS3 family transposase, with the protein MIREAQAAGELSVTASCEVLEVSASGYYAARHGRGSRRQEADAALKVQVERVFDASRRTYGSPRVVQALRQLGIRTSRKRVARLMRERGLVSVRVRERRVGLTKPGNSACFAPNLLAQDFKAAQVNQKWVADTTYVPTREGWLYLVSVMDLCNRQVVGWAMGEHHDAALATSALDMAILRRRPDEGLILHSDRGSEFANFTFQARALKEKFQLSMSGTGNCYDNASAESFFATLKLEAVQGEVFATREAARRALFDFIEVFYNRQRLHSGLDYVSPARHAA; encoded by the coding sequence ATGATTCGGGAAGCGCAGGCGGCGGGAGAGTTGAGCGTCACGGCGAGTTGTGAGGTGCTGGAGGTCTCAGCGAGCGGCTACTACGCCGCGCGACACGGTCGCGGCAGCCGACGCCAAGAGGCCGACGCCGCGCTGAAAGTGCAGGTCGAGCGGGTCTTTGATGCCAGCCGCCGGACCTACGGCAGTCCGCGGGTGGTGCAAGCGCTGCGGCAGTTGGGGATCCGCACGTCGCGCAAGCGAGTGGCACGGCTGATGCGCGAACGCGGGCTGGTTTCGGTGCGGGTTCGTGAGCGGCGAGTCGGGCTGACCAAGCCCGGAAACAGTGCCTGCTTCGCGCCCAACCTGCTGGCTCAGGACTTCAAAGCGGCGCAGGTCAACCAGAAATGGGTCGCAGACACCACCTATGTCCCGACCCGGGAAGGCTGGCTGTATCTGGTGAGTGTCATGGATTTGTGCAACCGCCAGGTGGTGGGCTGGGCGATGGGGGAACACCACGACGCGGCGCTGGCGACATCTGCGCTCGATATGGCGATCCTGAGGCGACGTCCGGACGAGGGCTTGATCCTGCACTCGGACCGGGGCAGCGAATTCGCCAACTTCACCTTCCAGGCACGCGCATTGAAGGAGAAGTTTCAGCTGAGCATGAGCGGGACGGGCAACTGCTACGACAACGCGTCTGCCGAGAGTTTCTTCGCAACGTTGAAGCTGGAGGCGGTTCAAGGCGAGGTCTTTGCCACGCGCGAGGCAGCACGACGGGCACTATTCGACTTTATCGAGGTGTTTTACAACCGGCAGCGGCTGCACTCGGGTCTCGACTATGTCAGTCCCGCTCGCCACGCCGCTTGA
- a CDS encoding protein kinase: protein MVGLAPSWGQGRYLGLSLIGQGGMGAVWRAYDRLTQTTIAVKQVIRDASSDEPRLALAREFKTLSTLRHPHIISLLDYGFDNGQPFLVMPFLEGSQTITRERLFWSGIRVEEALSQILLALTYLHRRGTVHCDLKPSNVLICSDGLIRLIDFGIASESQGKTPSALTLRYLAPELIAGAPVSPAADLYSLGVLAYELFTGGYPFDGFSAYELAPQILYEEPDLSGLPVPIAEVVSRLLSKRPGDRFATAIEALLSVCEACKIEVPLETADLRESFLQAARFVGRDRELDLLTRQIAKAKTGCGGILVIGGESGVGKSRLLDEIRTIALCDGFRVTRGQAASSGGLAFQIWREALPPLLMSTPVDSEDAIVLRLAVPQIESLTGLVLKSDDPVDSAMQFPRVLASFLTRICEPVLVLLEDLQWAHETIPILQDIVTRLTHIPVLILCTYRDDELSALPERLVGPEYVRLSRLSEAALLELAHSILGPHRVDAEFLKALSRQTEGNVFFVVEVMRELAENAGSLSAVRGVPEIPVMTGGMKQILHNRLRRAPGWARPLLDLTALIGRQLDMAIVRELAGDGFRVDVWLTVCAEVALLDVSPEGLWRFAHDKIREAILAGIPGDIRTELHGRVARAIDSIYGDNPAYTSIVARHWADAGDPPRAVEAALRAEVYLRRKSAHKDAQHMLRYVLARLDDDIHAEYSVPLYLALGERHVELGEFIEAREYYQHGLSLAARENIGTGLARGPLGLAYIEWRTGSLDRAFQLFNQVLEIEDADILSRVRALNSLGGYYLQNREFAHADRYYSEAEAACLQSGNREGLLLTKGNRCYSYYLGGDIHVGLEAGQHACVLARQEGNALAEAGSLINVTLCLCYLNRYDEAEQTLQQFEKIVVRQGDRFLSAFGVRTRAILCQQYGDYESATAQYLGAIQAFESLGAINETAHTRFGLIHNWCLAREFSGIELQLRKMLDETRVVGSSELESHFCLRGSASCGIYRLYCNREKVVSLHFEEQAKCLATLQSCC, encoded by the coding sequence ATGGTGGGATTGGCGCCCAGCTGGGGACAAGGCAGATACCTTGGACTAAGCCTGATCGGTCAGGGAGGCATGGGTGCCGTTTGGCGCGCGTATGACAGGCTGACGCAGACGACGATTGCGGTAAAACAGGTTATCCGAGATGCATCAAGCGATGAGCCGCGCCTGGCGCTCGCTCGCGAATTTAAGACATTGAGCACCCTGCGACATCCTCACATAATTAGCTTACTTGATTACGGCTTTGACAATGGGCAGCCCTTTTTAGTAATGCCGTTTCTTGAGGGTAGCCAGACGATCACGCGCGAGAGATTGTTCTGGTCCGGCATTCGAGTTGAGGAGGCTTTGAGCCAGATCCTGCTTGCGCTGACGTATCTCCATCGGCGCGGCACTGTTCATTGTGACCTCAAGCCTTCCAACGTGCTCATTTGCTCAGATGGGCTCATCAGACTAATCGACTTCGGAATTGCCAGTGAGAGCCAGGGGAAGACACCCAGTGCGCTGACGCTTCGCTATCTTGCACCTGAACTGATTGCAGGCGCGCCGGTTAGCCCAGCTGCTGATCTTTACAGTCTGGGAGTACTGGCGTATGAACTATTTACAGGGGGCTATCCGTTTGACGGGTTCAGTGCATACGAGCTTGCACCTCAGATCTTGTATGAGGAACCAGATTTATCCGGCCTTCCTGTGCCAATCGCCGAGGTTGTCAGCAGACTTCTCTCGAAGCGGCCGGGTGACCGTTTTGCGACTGCGATCGAAGCATTGCTCTCCGTGTGTGAGGCATGCAAGATTGAGGTGCCTCTGGAAACAGCCGATCTGCGTGAGAGCTTTCTGCAGGCGGCGCGGTTTGTTGGCCGCGACAGGGAGCTTGACTTATTGACCCGGCAAATTGCCAAGGCCAAAACTGGCTGCGGGGGTATTCTGGTAATCGGCGGTGAGAGTGGTGTTGGCAAATCGCGCCTGCTCGATGAAATTCGGACTATTGCCCTGTGCGATGGGTTCCGCGTCACGCGTGGGCAAGCGGCTAGTTCAGGCGGATTGGCTTTTCAAATCTGGCGCGAAGCGTTGCCACCTCTGCTTATGAGCACGCCAGTCGATTCGGAAGACGCTATAGTTCTGCGGTTGGCTGTTCCTCAAATTGAATCACTAACTGGACTTGTTTTGAAGTCGGATGATCCGGTTGACTCCGCCATGCAGTTTCCGCGGGTGCTCGCGTCGTTCCTGACGCGAATTTGCGAACCCGTATTGGTTCTGTTAGAGGATCTTCAGTGGGCGCATGAAACAATACCGATACTGCAGGACATCGTAACGCGGCTGACACATATTCCCGTCCTGATATTGTGTACGTATCGTGACGACGAGTTGTCGGCACTTCCTGAAAGACTCGTAGGTCCGGAATATGTAAGGCTTAGCCGGTTGTCAGAGGCAGCATTGTTGGAGCTTGCTCATTCTATTCTTGGGCCGCACAGGGTGGATGCTGAATTCCTGAAAGCACTTTCAAGGCAGACAGAAGGTAATGTGTTCTTTGTTGTGGAGGTCATGCGCGAGCTGGCGGAGAACGCAGGAAGTTTGTCTGCCGTCCGGGGCGTTCCCGAAATACCGGTTATGACAGGCGGAATGAAGCAGATCTTGCACAATCGGTTGCGTAGAGCACCAGGCTGGGCCCGCCCGCTTCTGGATCTCACCGCGCTAATCGGTCGACAGCTGGATATGGCGATCGTCCGAGAATTAGCCGGGGACGGGTTCCGGGTAGATGTATGGCTTACCGTATGTGCTGAAGTGGCACTACTGGATGTTTCGCCTGAAGGACTGTGGCGCTTTGCCCACGACAAGATCCGTGAAGCAATCCTGGCAGGCATACCGGGCGACATACGGACCGAACTGCATGGCAGGGTTGCAAGGGCCATCGACAGTATCTACGGTGATAATCCCGCCTATACCAGTATCGTTGCACGACACTGGGCCGATGCGGGTGATCCGCCACGCGCGGTCGAAGCGGCGCTCCGTGCTGAGGTATACCTCCGGCGTAAGAGCGCACATAAAGATGCTCAGCACATGTTACGTTACGTGCTGGCCCGACTTGATGATGACATACATGCAGAATACAGTGTGCCCCTATATCTTGCGCTTGGCGAACGCCATGTTGAATTAGGTGAGTTTATCGAGGCACGCGAGTACTATCAGCATGGCTTGTCGCTTGCCGCACGTGAGAATATTGGAACCGGTCTCGCACGTGGACCGCTAGGCTTGGCGTATATCGAATGGCGTACCGGCAGCCTGGATCGCGCCTTCCAGCTGTTCAACCAGGTTCTGGAGATCGAAGATGCTGATATTCTCAGCCGCGTGCGCGCGCTCAACTCTCTTGGCGGATACTACTTGCAAAATCGGGAATTTGCCCACGCAGACCGCTACTACAGTGAGGCTGAGGCAGCTTGTCTACAATCCGGTAACAGGGAAGGCCTGCTTCTAACTAAGGGCAACAGATGTTACAGCTATTATTTGGGGGGAGACATTCATGTGGGTCTTGAAGCAGGACAGCATGCGTGCGTGCTGGCACGTCAGGAAGGCAACGCGCTTGCCGAAGCGGGTTCATTGATCAATGTCACCTTATGTTTGTGTTATCTGAATCGATATGACGAGGCAGAACAAACCCTTCAGCAGTTTGAGAAAATCGTAGTGCGGCAAGGAGATCGGTTCTTGAGTGCTTTTGGGGTGCGAACCCGGGCGATTCTCTGTCAGCAGTACGGGGACTATGAATCTGCTACAGCCCAGTATCTAGGGGCCATTCAGGCGTTCGAATCATTGGGAGCGATCAACGAGACAGCGCATACGCGTTTCGGTCTGATACATAATTGGTGCTTGGCGCGTGAGTTTTCAGGTATCGAGTTACAGCTCCGTAAAATGCTGGATGAAACGCGTGTGGTTGGCAGTAGCGAACTGGAGAGTCATTTCTGCCTACGCGGCAGTGCTAGTTGCGGCATCTACCGGCTTTACTGCAATCGCGAGAAAGTGGTATCCCTCCATTTCGAAGAACAGGCAAAATGTCTTGCCACGCTACAATCATGTTGCTGA
- a CDS encoding helix-turn-helix domain-containing protein encodes MSHAEEGEKPMAAGESLAEIARDYAISPQRISQIVRRR; translated from the coding sequence ATGAGCCATGCAGAAGAAGGAGAGAAACCCATGGCCGCAGGCGAGAGCCTGGCGGAGATCGCGAGGGATTATGCAATTTCTCCACAGCGCATATCGCAGATCGTGCGGCGCAGATGA
- a CDS encoding PIG-L family deacetylase, with protein MNILAIGAHGDDLELFCGGTLARFAQRGDHVFMCVVTDGRGRPKGDPHEIAAIRRAESEVSAAVVGAELIWMGLPDGELWFDGSTRHQFIEVIRRAKPDLIITHPADDYHPDHKTTSRLVMDAAQIARTANYASPLPPHRVTVPIAFMEAELGIGFIPEEYVDITAVWPQKLAMLDSHKSQLMTAGYDPDFRLPHPDDNTFHKYARALGAFRGLAVNTPYAEGFRFWQAANRLVTHRVLP; from the coding sequence ATGAATATTCTGGCGATTGGCGCGCATGGCGACGACCTCGAGTTATTTTGCGGCGGTACCCTGGCGCGGTTTGCGCAGCGTGGCGATCATGTATTTATGTGTGTGGTGACCGACGGACGGGGGAGGCCGAAAGGCGATCCCCACGAGATTGCCGCGATCCGCAGAGCAGAAAGTGAAGTCTCGGCGGCGGTCGTCGGGGCGGAACTTATCTGGATGGGATTACCTGATGGCGAATTGTGGTTCGACGGTTCGACCCGCCACCAGTTCATAGAGGTCATCCGCCGCGCAAAACCCGATCTGATCATTACGCATCCGGCGGACGATTATCATCCCGATCACAAAACGACCAGCCGGCTTGTGATGGACGCAGCGCAGATTGCCCGTACTGCGAATTACGCTTCGCCGTTGCCGCCGCATCGCGTGACTGTGCCGATTGCCTTTATGGAGGCGGAATTGGGCATCGGATTCATCCCCGAAGAATACGTTGATATCACGGCAGTATGGCCGCAAAAGCTGGCGATGCTCGATTCGCACAAGAGTCAGTTGATGACAGCCGGCTATGATCCTGATTTCAGGTTGCCGCATCCGGACGACAATACGTTTCACAAATACGCTCGTGCGTTAGGAGCGTTTCGCGGCTTGGCAGTCAACACGCCATACGCCGAAGGGTTTCGATTTTGGCAGGCGGCGAACCGCCTTGTTACACATCGGGTGTTACCTTAG